Below is a genomic region from Vitis riparia cultivar Riparia Gloire de Montpellier isolate 1030 chromosome 5, EGFV_Vit.rip_1.0, whole genome shotgun sequence.
AAGTCTTCTACTACACTTTCCTTAACCATCGTTCACAGCAAATATctcttttttgccttttttttgctttttccttTCGTTTCCCAACATTTCTTTTCAATTCTTTAATCATCTTTTTCACCCAAACTTCTTACTATCAAATCTGGAAGATTTTGCATGTACCACAACAGTTTAAAGTTCACAGGGAAGTTGAAGGGAAAGAAGTCAAAAAGAAGATAATCTCATGCTAGTACGCGTGGAAAAAGACTAGGAGGTTTGAAGCACGTGGACGCAACTGCCAATCTCAATAGCCACGACATACGCCACGTTCCCTTCATGCAGCACTCATCCCGCTCTTTTTAAGCGCCTCTGCTCCACCTCCATCTCCCAAATCCACAGCAAAACCCagtattttctaatattttcccaagaaaaaaatGCCGGGTCTGACTCTAGGAGACACTATACCAAACCTGGAAGTGGAAACCACACATGGGAGGATCAAGCTCCATGACTACATCGGAGATAGCTGGACCATAATCTTCTCCCACCCAGGTCAGTTTTCTCACTCCTCTCAATCACCATTAATTTACAGGTCATTCGGTTTCGTTTTTGTTTCTGGGCCATAAGGATTTCTTGCATGTAGGCGATTTCACGCCGGTGTGCACTACGGAGCTCGGTAAGATGGCTGCGTATACTGAGGAGTTTGCTCGGAGAGAGGTGAAGCTCTTGGGATTGTCCTGTGACGATGTGCAGTCCCACAAGGAGTGGATCAAGGACATTGAGGCCTACACTGTAAgcaaaacttttttcttttacgaTTTTCGTTTGTCTTCTTCCTTCTTCGCTTTTATGGCGATCGATGATGGAACGGTTTGTTGTCTGTGTTTGCAGCCTGGGAGCAAGGTGACGTATCCGATCGCTGCGGATCCAAAGAGAGAGATCATCAAACAACTAAACATGGTGGATCCGGATGAAAAAGACTCCTCTGGAAACAATCTACCGTCTCGAGCTCTCCACATCGTTGGCCCTGACAAGAAGGTTTCTGCAGCTAGCTTGAAactttcttcatttcttattCAGAAACATTGATCAATGCTTATTGCTTCATCTGGGTGGGTGCAGATTAAGCTGAGCTTTCTTTATCCGGCGAGCACCGGCCGGAACATGGATGAAGTGC
It encodes:
- the LOC117915014 gene encoding 1-Cys peroxiredoxin; amino-acid sequence: MPGLTLGDTIPNLEVETTHGRIKLHDYIGDSWTIIFSHPGDFTPVCTTELGKMAAYTEEFARREVKLLGLSCDDVQSHKEWIKDIEAYTPGSKVTYPIAADPKREIIKQLNMVDPDEKDSSGNNLPSRALHIVGPDKKIKLSFLYPASTGRNMDEVLRALESLQKVAKHKIATPANWKPGEPVLIQPSVSNEQAKQMFPQGFQTCGLPSKKEYLRFTQV